The Erythrobacter sp. JK5 genome includes a region encoding these proteins:
- the ribD gene encoding bifunctional diaminohydroxyphosphoribosylaminopyrimidine deaminase/5-amino-6-(5-phosphoribosylamino)uracil reductase RibD, with product MAVHTPDDRTWMAAAARLAARARPLSRPNPAVGALLVRDGRVLASGWTQRGGRPHAEAQALGRLGSGAAGGATLYVTLEPCAHESARGPACADVVAQARPARVVIGQRDPDPRTSGQGIARLERAGIAVATLDDPASARSLAGYLTRQHLGRPFVTLKLALSLDGCIALADGTSQWITGEPARAHVHAQRARHDAILVGGATWRADRPRLDVRLPGLEQRSPDRLLLTRGVKPEGVSIINRPDQIGELGAVHYLYVEGGAQTAASFLREDLVDELHIYTAPIVIGAGMRAIAEIGLADLANAHGRWEKREARQLGSDAFSAYLRVR from the coding sequence ATAGCGGTTCACACCCCCGACGATCGGACCTGGATGGCCGCCGCCGCGCGGCTGGCCGCGCGGGCCCGTCCGCTTTCGCGCCCCAACCCCGCCGTCGGCGCGCTGCTGGTGCGCGACGGGCGCGTGTTGGCGAGCGGCTGGACCCAGCGCGGCGGACGCCCCCATGCCGAAGCGCAGGCGCTTGGCAGGCTCGGCTCCGGCGCCGCCGGGGGAGCCACGCTGTATGTAACGCTCGAGCCGTGCGCGCATGAATCCGCGCGCGGCCCCGCCTGCGCCGATGTGGTTGCGCAGGCCCGTCCCGCCCGCGTCGTCATCGGCCAGCGCGATCCCGATCCGCGCACCTCGGGCCAGGGGATCGCGCGGCTGGAACGGGCCGGGATCGCCGTGGCCACACTCGACGACCCGGCTTCCGCGCGCAGCCTCGCCGGCTATCTCACCCGGCAGCACCTGGGTCGCCCGTTTGTCACGCTCAAGCTCGCGCTCTCGCTCGACGGCTGTATCGCGCTTGCGGACGGCACCAGCCAGTGGATTACCGGCGAGCCCGCGCGCGCGCATGTCCACGCCCAGCGTGCCCGGCACGATGCGATTCTCGTCGGCGGAGCCACCTGGCGCGCCGATCGCCCACGGCTCGACGTGCGCCTGCCGGGCCTCGAACAGCGCAGTCCGGACCGCCTGCTGCTCACCCGCGGGGTCAAGCCCGAAGGCGTCTCGATCATCAACCGTCCCGACCAGATCGGCGAACTCGGCGCAGTGCACTATCTCTATGTCGAAGGCGGCGCGCAGACCGCAGCCAGCTTCCTGCGCGAAGACCTCGTCGACGAACTGCATATCTACACCGCGCCGATCGTGATCGGAGCGGGGATGCGCGCGATCGCCGAGATCGGCCTCGCGGATCTCGCAAACGCCCATGGGCGCTGGGAAAAGCGCGAGGCACGCCAGCTTGGCAGCGACGCGTTCTCGGCCTATCTGCGGGTGCGATAG
- a CDS encoding riboflavin synthase produces MFTGIVTAIGTITSTDQRGDLRVRIAAPLDPAKIDIGASIACSGVCLTVVDRGGSAGEAWFDVDVSGETVSRTVGGMWATGRALNIEPSLRLGDELGGHIVTGHVDSIGEVVMARAEGDSWKVAIRARAEMAPFIAEKGSITVDGVSLTVNDVRDRPDGMCDFALNIIPHTGAVTTLGDLAVGDRVNLEIDVLARYLKRMQGLAKAR; encoded by the coding sequence ATGTTCACCGGTATCGTAACCGCCATCGGCACCATCACCAGCACCGATCAGCGGGGCGATCTGCGCGTGCGGATCGCCGCGCCGCTCGATCCCGCCAAGATCGACATCGGCGCCTCGATCGCGTGTTCGGGCGTATGCCTGACCGTGGTCGATCGCGGCGGCAGTGCTGGCGAAGCGTGGTTCGACGTCGATGTTTCGGGCGAAACGGTGTCGCGCACGGTCGGCGGAATGTGGGCCACAGGGCGCGCACTCAACATCGAGCCCTCGCTGCGGCTCGGCGACGAGCTGGGCGGGCACATCGTCACCGGCCATGTCGATTCGATCGGCGAGGTGGTGATGGCCCGGGCCGAGGGGGATTCGTGGAAGGTCGCGATCCGCGCGCGCGCCGAGATGGCACCGTTCATCGCCGAAAAGGGCTCGATCACGGTCGACGGCGTCTCGCTAACAGTCAACGACGTGCGCGACCGGCCCGACGGGATGTGCGATTTCGCGCTCAACATCATCCCGCACACCGGCGCTGTGACGACGCTCGGCGACCTGGCGGTGGGCGACCGGGTCAATCTCGAGATCGACGTGCTGGCGCGCTACCTCAAGCGCATGCAGGGGCTGGCGAAGGCGAGATAG
- a CDS encoding GNAT family N-acetyltransferase codes for MAPAELDRQPTLEGERVHLRPLKEDDWEALFAVASDPGIWEQHPMHDRWREDVFRVFFDDALAKRGALAVIDPQTGAVIGSTRYQAYDPEDGGSVEIGWTFLARRYWGQGINPEMKRLMLEHAFRSVERVDFRVGETNYRSRIALEQIGAERTRRTELDRYQGKRVLHLVYAITREGFESGPLARD; via the coding sequence ATGGCGCCAGCCGAATTGGACCGCCAGCCGACGCTCGAAGGCGAGCGGGTGCATTTGCGGCCGCTGAAGGAAGACGACTGGGAGGCGCTGTTCGCGGTCGCCAGCGATCCCGGCATCTGGGAACAGCACCCGATGCACGACCGCTGGCGCGAGGACGTGTTCCGCGTGTTCTTCGACGACGCGCTGGCCAAGCGCGGGGCGCTGGCGGTGATCGATCCGCAGACCGGCGCAGTGATCGGTTCGACCCGCTATCAGGCGTACGATCCCGAGGACGGCGGCTCGGTCGAGATCGGCTGGACGTTCCTTGCGCGCAGATACTGGGGCCAGGGCATCAATCCGGAGATGAAGCGCCTGATGCTCGAACATGCATTCCGGAGCGTCGAACGGGTCGATTTCCGGGTGGGCGAAACCAACTACCGTTCACGCATCGCGCTGGAGCAGATCGGTGCAGAACGGACGCGGCGCACCGAGCTCGACCGGTATCAGGGCAAGCGGGTGCTGCATCTGGTGTACGCGATTACGCGGGAAGGGTTTGAGAGCGGGCCGTTGGCGCGGGACTAG
- a CDS encoding aromatic amino acid transaminase, protein MLNRLEAQAPDALLALIKLHAADERPDKIDLGVGVYRTGQGDTPVFGAIKAAEQMLVDQQDSKSYLGPEGDMGFVNALMPYIFGTDATMGGRIQGMQTPGGTGAVRLAAALAQKAGMTRLHMGVPSWPNHAQILNDLAIEMATFDHSRPDGTADLDAVLGAIRSAGPDEAVLLHGCCHNPTGIDYTADQWEAIGDAIVESGVFPIIDSAYQGLGEGLEEDAAGMRSVLAKVPEAFICYSCDKNFGMYRDRVGAFYVLADGGDTLDTAFSNANALARACWSMPPDHGGAAVRLILRDSDLTRMWLDELDQMRGRMRQVRATLAEAGTVGSVDLTPLGGQNGLFSMLPVTKEQVVQLREEHGIYMAASGRINIAGLTTGNIEKFVDALAAVTG, encoded by the coding sequence ATGCTGAACCGACTCGAAGCCCAGGCGCCCGACGCGCTTCTCGCCCTGATCAAGCTCCACGCCGCCGACGAGCGGCCCGACAAGATCGACCTCGGCGTCGGCGTGTACCGCACCGGGCAGGGCGACACGCCCGTGTTCGGCGCGATCAAGGCAGCCGAGCAGATGCTGGTCGATCAGCAGGATTCGAAGAGCTATCTGGGGCCCGAAGGTGACATGGGCTTCGTCAACGCGCTGATGCCTTACATTTTCGGAACCGATGCGACGATGGGCGGTCGCATCCAGGGCATGCAGACCCCCGGCGGAACCGGCGCGGTGCGGCTGGCGGCTGCGCTGGCGCAGAAGGCGGGAATGACCCGGCTGCACATGGGCGTTCCCAGCTGGCCCAACCATGCGCAAATCCTCAACGATCTTGCCATCGAGATGGCGACGTTCGACCATTCCCGGCCCGACGGCACCGCCGATCTCGATGCCGTGCTCGGTGCGATCCGGAGTGCGGGGCCGGACGAAGCGGTGCTGCTGCACGGATGTTGCCACAACCCGACCGGCATCGACTACACCGCCGATCAGTGGGAAGCGATCGGCGACGCGATCGTCGAAAGCGGGGTCTTCCCGATCATCGACTCCGCGTATCAGGGGCTCGGCGAGGGACTTGAGGAAGACGCCGCGGGAATGCGCAGCGTGCTGGCCAAGGTTCCCGAAGCCTTCATCTGCTACAGCTGCGACAAGAATTTCGGCATGTACCGCGACCGCGTCGGCGCGTTCTACGTCCTCGCCGATGGCGGCGACACGCTCGACACGGCGTTCTCGAACGCCAACGCGCTCGCGCGTGCGTGCTGGTCGATGCCACCCGATCATGGCGGGGCGGCGGTGCGCCTGATCCTGCGCGACAGCGATCTCACCAGAATGTGGCTCGACGAGCTCGACCAGATGCGCGGGCGCATGCGCCAGGTGCGCGCAACCCTGGCCGAGGCGGGCACCGTCGGGAGCGTCGACCTCACACCGCTTGGCGGGCAGAACGGGCTGTTCTCGATGCTGCCGGTGACGAAGGAGCAGGTCGTGCAGCTGCGTGAGGAGCACGGCATCTACATGGCGGCATCGGGCCGGATCAATATCGCCGGGCTGACCACGGGCAATATCGAGAAGTTCGTGGACGCGCTGGCGGCTGTTACGGGCTGA
- a CDS encoding DUF1134 domain-containing protein, giving the protein MKVSIEKSLATWARTPVRAALAGIAALALLGAPANAQDLETFDPDDAFASAPAQSQPTGGIDADLANPENGSRSAGAWPSATPVPASPSASTDVVTTTAPGFDDEFSSYDETGNAGDNPQWVDPASGVGPANTATETAQSSSTYGEDDLIGAAEGVFGKGAEGLAGLIEDLLREQGEPNAYIVGREAGGAFVLGARYGSGTLHHKVEGQRKVYWTGPSIGFDVGANAANSFVLVYNLYDSEELYERYPAGEGQAYLVGGLHVSYLRKGDVVLIPIRVGAGLRLGVNAGYMKFSKTQRWLPF; this is encoded by the coding sequence ATGAAGGTTTCGATCGAGAAAAGTCTGGCGACATGGGCGCGGACACCGGTGCGCGCGGCGCTCGCAGGGATCGCGGCGCTGGCCCTGTTGGGCGCGCCGGCGAACGCACAGGATCTCGAGACGTTCGATCCCGACGATGCCTTCGCCTCGGCCCCTGCACAATCCCAGCCAACTGGCGGCATCGATGCCGATCTCGCCAATCCGGAGAACGGCTCCCGCTCGGCTGGCGCCTGGCCCAGCGCGACGCCCGTTCCCGCCAGTCCCTCTGCTTCGACCGACGTCGTCACCACGACCGCCCCCGGCTTCGACGATGAATTCTCGTCGTACGACGAGACCGGCAACGCCGGGGACAACCCGCAATGGGTCGATCCGGCCAGCGGCGTCGGTCCCGCGAATACCGCCACCGAAACCGCGCAATCGAGCTCGACCTACGGGGAGGACGACCTGATCGGCGCAGCCGAAGGCGTGTTCGGCAAGGGCGCGGAAGGGCTGGCCGGCCTGATCGAGGACCTGCTGCGCGAACAGGGCGAACCGAATGCCTATATCGTCGGCCGCGAAGCCGGCGGCGCTTTCGTGCTCGGCGCGCGCTATGGCTCGGGCACGCTGCATCACAAGGTCGAAGGCCAGCGCAAGGTCTACTGGACGGGCCCCTCGATCGGTTTCGACGTGGGTGCCAACGCCGCCAATTCGTTCGTCCTGGTCTACAACCTGTACGACAGCGAAGAGCTGTACGAGCGCTATCCGGCGGGGGAAGGCCAGGCCTATCTCGTCGGCGGGCTGCACGTGAGCTATTTGCGCAAGGGCGATGTGGTCTTGATCCCGATCCGTGTCGGCGCCGGGCTGCGGCTTGGCGTCAATGCAGGTTACATGAAATTCTCGAAGACGCAGCGCTGGTTGCCCTTCTGA